The following coding sequences are from one Gemella haemolysans ATCC 10379 window:
- a CDS encoding aminotransferase class V-fold PLP-dependent enzyme, producing the protein MSYYFDYGATSLKKPKEVADKVYEVLSSAKYANASRGSYYEANNAFREVFEARSDVAKFFGMKEEDRVIFTSNSTESLNIAILGLLVKEDHVITTSMEHNSVLRPIYLAHETIGCEYTIVKAGKTGLIDYDELEKAIKPNTKMIAITHSSNVTGSIVDLEKVADICKRHNIISVVDASQTAGVVPINMDELGIDVLCFTGHKSLYGPQGIGGLCVRLKEPEIKRFKVGGSGVRTFDEKHPGEYPLRLEAGTLNTSGILGLHEGIKYINKHGIENLYKKQIDFADRFYNELKDLECLEFYGDFSKDRTAVVALNFKGISASDVADVLAEEYDIAVRPGAHCAPLMHEVLGTKEQGIVRFSFSSMNTDEEVDYAINAIKTLAKEI; encoded by the coding sequence ATGAGTTATTATTTTGATTACGGTGCGACATCACTAAAAAAACCAAAAGAAGTAGCTGATAAAGTCTATGAGGTATTGTCATCGGCAAAGTATGCTAATGCTTCAAGAGGTAGTTATTATGAAGCGAATAATGCATTCCGTGAAGTTTTTGAAGCGAGAAGTGACGTTGCAAAATTTTTCGGTATGAAGGAAGAAGATAGGGTTATCTTTACTAGTAATTCTACAGAAAGCTTAAATATTGCGATTTTAGGATTATTAGTAAAAGAAGATCATGTTATTACGACTTCTATGGAGCATAATTCAGTTTTAAGACCGATATATTTAGCACATGAAACAATAGGCTGTGAATATACTATTGTTAAAGCTGGTAAAACAGGATTAATCGATTATGATGAACTAGAAAAAGCTATTAAACCTAATACTAAGATGATTGCTATTACACATAGTTCCAACGTAACAGGAAGTATAGTGGATTTAGAGAAAGTTGCGGATATTTGTAAAAGACATAATATTATTTCAGTTGTAGATGCTTCGCAGACAGCAGGAGTAGTACCTATTAATATGGATGAGTTAGGAATAGATGTATTATGTTTTACTGGTCACAAAAGTTTATATGGACCACAAGGAATCGGTGGTCTATGCGTAAGACTTAAAGAACCAGAGATCAAGAGATTTAAAGTCGGTGGAAGTGGGGTTAGAACATTCGATGAGAAGCACCCTGGGGAATATCCACTACGTTTAGAAGCGGGTACTTTGAATACTTCTGGAATCCTAGGTTTACATGAGGGAATAAAATATATAAATAAGCATGGAATTGAAAATCTTTATAAAAAACAAATCGACTTTGCTGATAGATTCTATAATGAATTAAAAGACTTAGAGTGTTTAGAGTTTTATGGAGATTTCTCAAAAGATCGTACTGCGGTAGTAGCATTAAACTTCAAAGGAATATCAGCTTCAGATGTTGCAGATGTTCTTGCTGAAGAATATGATATTGCAGTTAGACCTGGAGCACATTGTGCACCTTTAATGCATGAAGTATTGGGAACAAAAGAACAAGGGATAGTAAGATTTTCGTTTTCAAGCATGAATACAGATGAGGAAGTAGACTACGCTATTAACGCTATAAAAACATTAGCAAAAGAGATTTAG
- the selB gene encoding selenocysteine-specific translation elongation factor: MNNNVIIGTAGHIDHGKTTLIKALSGIETDTTQEEKDRGMSINLGFAYFDLPSGKRCGVVDVPGHERFIKNMLAGVSGINLVLLLVDSREGIMPQTKEHIDILTLLGIENYIIVMTKIDLVEEEYRELVKEDIQEFISGTVLENSPIIEVDSISKKGLDTLLATIDKKTEDIAAKNVEKNARINIDRSFQVKGFGTVVTGTLTEGVINVGDELVIYPKEVKAKVRNIQVHSKDVETAYAGQRTAINLANIKFDDVKRGDTLATAGSLTKTYMIDTEIKLINDERANLELWDRVRIYIGTEEVMARVVPLGTDLLKAGESSFAQLRLEEEIAVKNYDKFIIRTYSPMITIGGGVILDANPKKHSRFNEEILEKLKVQLEGNTTDLIANYLLSHTDYLNSKENILKELQLPKEEVEESIIQLLEGTTIYETKLGYIHKKKYDEVLEKLKKLLSDYHNRYKLKVGIPKIEVLSKFKISQKEMLELLDLFILNNEIRLEGNLVAEKDFEVNYDKKQLAEKERIEKALLDGGFTPPSVKELTNGEKPKVELLESLIDNTIVRLDADLVLHEKVFKDAVQKVEDHFKTNNQIGLAEFRDMTGSSRKYSMAILEYMDKIGITRRLDNYRVLVKK; encoded by the coding sequence TCGCATATTTTGATCTACCGAGTGGAAAAAGATGTGGAGTTGTTGATGTTCCCGGCCATGAGAGGTTTATTAAAAATATGCTTGCAGGAGTTAGTGGTATAAACTTAGTTTTACTACTAGTTGATTCTAGGGAAGGAATCATGCCACAAACTAAAGAACATATTGATATTTTAACGTTATTAGGGATAGAAAATTATATTATCGTAATGACGAAAATAGATTTAGTTGAAGAAGAATATAGAGAATTAGTAAAAGAAGATATCCAAGAATTTATCTCAGGTACAGTTCTTGAAAATTCTCCGATAATTGAAGTTGACTCAATTAGTAAAAAAGGACTTGATACATTATTAGCTACAATTGATAAGAAAACAGAAGATATCGCAGCAAAAAATGTTGAGAAAAATGCTAGAATTAACATCGACCGTTCATTCCAAGTAAAAGGATTTGGAACAGTTGTAACGGGGACTCTTACAGAAGGTGTTATAAATGTAGGGGATGAATTAGTAATTTATCCAAAAGAAGTAAAAGCAAAAGTTAGGAATATTCAAGTTCACTCAAAAGATGTAGAAACTGCCTATGCAGGGCAAAGAACGGCTATAAACTTAGCGAATATTAAGTTTGATGATGTAAAACGAGGAGATACATTAGCCACTGCAGGTTCGTTAACAAAAACATACATGATTGATACTGAAATCAAACTAATAAATGATGAGAGAGCAAATCTTGAATTATGGGATAGAGTACGTATTTATATCGGTACAGAGGAAGTAATGGCACGTGTTGTACCGCTTGGAACAGACTTACTAAAAGCTGGAGAAAGTAGTTTTGCGCAACTTCGACTTGAAGAAGAAATTGCTGTTAAAAACTATGATAAATTTATTATTCGTACATACTCACCTATGATTACAATAGGTGGAGGGGTAATATTAGATGCTAATCCTAAAAAACATAGTCGATTTAACGAAGAAATCTTAGAAAAACTGAAAGTTCAACTTGAAGGTAATACAACTGATTTAATTGCTAACTATTTATTATCGCATACTGATTACTTAAATTCTAAAGAGAATATTTTAAAAGAACTTCAACTTCCTAAAGAAGAGGTTGAGGAGTCAATAATACAATTACTAGAAGGCACTACAATTTATGAAACAAAGTTAGGTTATATTCATAAGAAAAAATATGATGAAGTGTTAGAAAAACTGAAGAAACTATTAAGTGACTATCATAATAGATATAAATTAAAAGTAGGTATTCCTAAGATTGAAGTACTTTCTAAGTTTAAAATTTCTCAAAAAGAAATGTTGGAGTTATTAGATTTATTCATACTAAATAACGAAATTCGCCTAGAAGGTAATTTAGTTGCGGAAAAAGATTTCGAGGTTAACTATGATAAGAAACAACTGGCAGAAAAAGAAAGAATAGAAAAAGCATTATTAGATGGAGGATTCACACCTCCAAGTGTTAAAGAACTAACGAATGGTGAAAAACCAAAAGTTGAGTTGCTAGAATCCCTAATAGATAATACGATAGTTAGATTGGATGCAGATCTAGTTTTACATGAAAAAGTATTTAAAGATGCTGTCCAAAAAGTAGAAGATCATTTTAAAACTAATAATCAAATTGGACTGGCAGAATTTAGAGATATGACAGGTTCTAGTAGAAAGTATTCTATGGCTATTTTAGAGTATATGGATAAAATTGGTATAACTAGACGTTTAGACAATTATAGAGTTTTAGTTAAGAAATAA
- a CDS encoding GNAT family N-acetyltransferase has translation MFREINIEDAQEVAEICKAALGYDVDVENVKRQIEKLTNDKKQHIIIGYEDENTKKIIGFIHAQMYESFYSDLGLNILGLAVNPDFQGKGIGKKLMSKLENYAVDNNISFIRLNSAMKREDAHNFYEHIGYICDKVQKRFIKVFE, from the coding sequence ATGTTCAGAGAAATAAATATAGAAGATGCACAAGAAGTTGCAGAAATCTGTAAAGCAGCATTAGGTTACGATGTAGATGTTGAAAACGTGAAAAGGCAAATAGAGAAACTAACTAATGACAAGAAACAGCATATTATTATCGGTTATGAAGATGAAAATACAAAGAAGATTATAGGATTTATTCATGCTCAAATGTATGAAAGTTTTTATAGTGATCTAGGATTAAATATTCTAGGACTTGCTGTTAATCCTGATTTTCAAGGTAAGGGAATAGGTAAGAAACTTATGAGTAAGTTAGAAAACTATGCCGTAGACAACAATATTAGCTTTATTAGGTTAAATTCTGCCATGAAACGTGAAGATGCGCATAATTTCTATGAACATATCGGTTATATCTGTGATAAAGTTCAAAAAAGATTTATAAAGGTATTTGAGTAA
- a CDS encoding dTDP-4-dehydrorhamnose 3,5-epimerase family protein — MEFSKEYNEIDGLLVLTSPLHHDDRGYFLENWKKNDLIKFGVPEDFFDNDLQNNVSVSNKGTLRGMHCQGWAKLMTVAWGTFRMCFVDLRRESTTYKKVTCLDVKPGMVVFVPEGVANGAQSLVENGILNYIVTGYYNPNEKYLGITPIDLKLNLPWDMTTTPIISEKDMNSLSYDEVIEILESDVK; from the coding sequence ATGGAGTTTAGTAAAGAATATAATGAAATCGATGGATTGTTAGTTTTGACAAGTCCACTTCACCACGATGATAGAGGATATTTTCTAGAAAATTGGAAGAAAAATGATTTAATAAAATTTGGGGTACCAGAAGATTTCTTCGATAATGATCTGCAAAATAATGTTTCAGTGTCGAATAAAGGGACTCTAAGGGGAATGCACTGTCAAGGATGGGCGAAGTTAATGACTGTTGCATGGGGGACGTTTAGAATGTGTTTTGTAGATTTACGTCGTGAATCTACTACATATAAAAAGGTAACGTGTCTTGATGTAAAACCTGGTATGGTGGTATTTGTTCCTGAAGGTGTTGCGAACGGTGCACAATCGTTAGTAGAGAATGGAATATTAAATTATATTGTAACTGGTTATTATAATCCAAATGAAAAATACTTAGGGATTACACCAATAGATTTAAAACTTAACTTACCTTGGGATATGACTACAACACCGATAATTTCAGAAAAAGATATGAACAGCTTATCTTATGACGAAGTAATAGAGATTTTAGAAAGTGATGTGAAGTAA
- the selA gene encoding L-seryl-tRNA(Sec) selenium transferase produces the protein MSKQLLSQIPAINKILLLDEVKSLIQEYSEVGVKSAIKNYIDEIKQEILNEELHEVPSLEKIVEVVTQIVKSEDKNSLRRVINATGTILHTNLGRSLLSQKIKENIESVAFNYSNLEFDIDNKKRGSRYVHLIDIIKKLTGAEDVLVVNNNAAAVLLTLNTLVKDKEIVVSRGELVEIGGAFRIPEIIKLSGGTPVEVGTTNKTHLKDYENAITDNTGALLKVHTSNYKIVGFTKEVSNEEISYLARENELVSINDLGSGQFVDFSRFGLPYEPTVKEVLDSGIDIVTFSGDKLLGGPQAGIIVGKKEYIEQMKKNQLTRALRVDKMTLAALEATLKLYLDEKEALEHIPTLHMISLSKERLLAKADVFKTRLSDLDFKITIAEDKAEVGGGSYPASYLDSVVVKLEHSRLSATDIERRLLEVEIPIITRIKDNELIFDMRTLRTREFDLVKQALIEVVK, from the coding sequence ATGTCAAAACAATTATTATCACAAATTCCTGCAATAAATAAGATTTTATTATTAGATGAAGTGAAATCATTAATTCAAGAGTATAGTGAAGTTGGTGTGAAATCAGCGATAAAAAACTATATTGATGAAATCAAACAAGAAATATTAAACGAAGAATTACATGAAGTTCCAAGTTTAGAGAAAATCGTAGAAGTAGTTACACAAATAGTGAAAAGTGAAGACAAGAATTCTTTACGACGAGTTATTAATGCAACTGGAACAATTTTACACACAAACTTAGGGCGTAGTTTATTAAGTCAGAAGATTAAAGAAAACATTGAAAGTGTAGCATTTAACTATTCTAACCTTGAGTTTGATATTGATAATAAAAAACGCGGTAGTCGTTATGTTCATCTTATTGATATTATCAAAAAATTAACAGGTGCAGAAGATGTACTTGTAGTTAACAACAACGCAGCGGCGGTATTATTAACATTAAACACTCTAGTTAAAGATAAAGAAATAGTAGTTTCTCGTGGAGAACTAGTAGAAATCGGTGGAGCATTTAGAATTCCTGAGATTATTAAATTAAGTGGTGGTACTCCTGTCGAAGTAGGGACTACTAATAAAACGCACTTAAAAGACTACGAGAACGCAATTACTGACAACACAGGAGCATTACTGAAAGTTCATACTAGTAACTATAAGATTGTAGGATTCACTAAAGAAGTATCTAATGAAGAAATTTCTTATCTTGCTCGTGAAAATGAATTAGTATCTATAAACGACTTAGGAAGCGGTCAGTTTGTCGATTTCTCTAGATTTGGCTTACCTTATGAACCAACTGTAAAAGAAGTGCTTGATAGTGGTATCGATATTGTAACATTTAGCGGTGATAAACTTCTTGGAGGTCCACAGGCAGGTATTATCGTTGGTAAAAAAGAATATATCGAACAAATGAAGAAGAACCAACTTACTCGAGCATTACGTGTAGATAAGATGACTCTAGCAGCTCTAGAAGCTACATTGAAATTATATCTAGATGAAAAAGAAGCGTTAGAACACATTCCAACATTACACATGATTTCATTATCAAAAGAACGTCTATTAGCTAAAGCAGACGTATTTAAAACAAGACTTAGCGACTTAGACTTCAAGATTACAATAGCTGAGGATAAAGCAGAAGTAGGTGGTGGAAGTTATCCAGCAAGTTATTTAGATAGTGTTGTAGTTAAATTAGAGCACTCAAGACTAAGTGCGACAGATATTGAACGTCGATTATTAGAAGTAGAAATTCCAATCATTACACGTATCAAAGATAACGAGCTTATCTTTGATATGAGAACTCTTCGTACTAGAGAATTTGATTTAGTAAAACAAGCATTAATAGAAGTTGTGAAGTAA